The window ATCGCGACCATTCGACGCATCATTCCCCCTCCTGGATGAGGAGCTCCTCTGTTCAGGCGGCGATGTCCTGCAACCTCCCGAAGCGCAGGGCGGCCATCAGGAACGCCAGGGCCAGCCAGCCCAGCATGATCGCCATCAGCATCGACCCCAGGGCCTCCCCATACGTCCGCCAGGCGTAGGCTCCCGCCGGCCCCAGGAGATCCGGGGAGCCGTTCAGCCAGACCATCGCCAGGATGCGGAAGGCGTGGAGGGGGTTCAGGACGGTGAGCCACCAGAGGACGGCCGGAGACAGGGCGAAGGCCCCCACCAGCCCCATGAGGCCCAGGTCCGAGAGGAACACGCCGGCCAGCCAGACCAGCAGGGAGAGGCCCAGGGCGGTGCTCTGGCGGCGCAACCCGACACCCAGGGTCATCCCCAGGCCGTAGGTGGTCCAGGCAAGCAGGGTGGCGCCGGCCGCCAGGGCCGCATAACGGCCGGCTTCCTCCGCGCCGCCGAGGCCTCCTCCCAGGCCGATGATCAGGCCGGTGATCCCGAACCCCAGAGCCATCGCGGCGGCCAGCGCCATGGCCCCCCCGATGGCCTTGGCGGCCCACACCTGAGCCCGGGAGACCGGATAAGACAGGAGGTAAGCCAGCGTCCCGCTCTCCCGCTCCGCCGCCCAGGTCATGGCCCCCAACCCCAGACCCATCAGGGAGGCGATCAGCGCGGAGAGGTGGACCAGCGCCGCGGCCGTGCGTCCAAAGCCGGCCAGCCCGATGTAGCCGGAGCCAGCCATGGAGAGGGCCGCCATGGCCAGGGCGATCACGAAGAAGCTCCCCGCTGTGATCCCGAACCAGCGGCTCCGCAGGATCTCCCGTCCTTCCTTCCAGATCAACCAGCGCGTCGCGCCCATGGGATCCCCCGCTTATGGCTCGCTCAGCTCCCACTCCGCGTCCTGAACCGGGATCCCGGCCGCCCAGAGCTGCCGCACCGGGGCCAGCTTCTGATCCGCCGGCACGGTGAGGGTCAGGCCATGATGGTTGGCGACGACCGGGTAGCCTGCCTCCTCCAGCAGCCGGCGGGCCCGGTCCTGTTCGGCAGGCGGGAGGCTCAGCCGGAGCCGCGCCTGCAACCCAACCGTCCGGGCGAGGGCTTCCGGCGCGACCTCCGCGACCACCTGTCCCTCCCGGAGCACCACCACGCGATCCGCCAGCTCCAGGATCTCCTCCAGCCGGTGGGAGCTGAAGATCAGCGTCTTCCCCTGGGCTTTCAGGGCCTGCAGCTGGCGCATCCACTCCAGCCGGGCCGCCATGTCCAGGTTTGCCGTCGGCTCATCCAGGAGCAGGAGGGGCGGGTCTCCCATCCGGGCCAGGGCCAGGGCCAGCCGTTGCTTCAGGCCCCCCGAGAGGGCCTGCACCGGACGGTCCTGATAGGGCGCCAACCCCATGGCCTCCACGATCCCGGGATCCACGGGAACCCCCCGGAGCGCGGCGAAGAAAGCCAGGGTCTCCCGGACGGTCCAGCTGTAGAAGGCCAGCTCCTGGGGCACGTAGCCGATGGCGCGGCGGGCCGCCGGACCCTCCTTCCGGACGTCCCGACCCGCCACCCGGATGTGGCCTTCAAAGGAGAGCAGGCCCAGGATGCAACGGAGGACGGTGGTTTTCCCTGCCCCGTTGGGTCCCCACAGGGCCACCGCCTCCCCCGGCTGCACGCGCAGGTCCAGCCCGCGCACCACCCAGGTCTGCCCGAACCGTTTGCGGAGCCCCCGGATCTCCAGCATCGCCGCTGGGGTCTGGCGGGGATCCGCCCGGATGGGCCCGGCGGGGGTGCGCTGCAGCCAGCGCCATCCGATCATCGCCAGGGCCAGCCCCCCCAGCCCCAAGCCGAGCCATGGGACCCCATGCCGGGGAGTGTGCCCGGCGGCCCCGGGGATCCCGGCTGGCGGCCGTATCCGGGGGGCCGGATCCTCCAGGCGAACCTGGGGCGCGAAGAAGGGGACCAGCCGCGCGGCGGTCTCCAGGGCCTGGACAGCGGGGGTGCCCCAGAAGATCCGCAGGGCCGGCATCGCATCGGTCAGGGCCTCGAAGAGGCGCTGGGAACGATAGGGGAGGTCGCCGATCCCATCGCCGTCGACGTCGAAGCCGACGTAGTCGCTCCAGAAGTTGCCCTCCCAGCGGTTCGCCTGCAGGTTCCCCTCTCCCTGCACGGCGGCCTGCTGCTCGTTCTCCCAGAAGACGTTCTCCCAGAAGATCACCCCCCGCACCATCGGCAGGGCCAGCACCCCGATCCCGTTGTAAGCGAAGAGGTTCCGCTCGAAGCGGACGGGGGAGCCCTCCGCGCGCGGGGTGTTGTCCAGGAAGAGGGCAGCGGTGTTGTCGGCGAAGAGGTTCTCCTCGGCGAGGATCTCATCGCTGTCCTTGAAGGCCATGCCGTAGCCGCTGGGTCCCCGGTGGTGAAGGAAGCGGTTGCGGCGGAAGACCCCGCCCCGGCTATACATCATATAGATCCCAACGTAGTTGCCTTCCAGGATGTTCCCCTCCGCCAGGCTCTCATTGCAATACATGTAGTGGATCCCGTAGCGCCCGCCCCGGAACCGGTTGTCCCGGAGGACGGAGCGATCGGAGAACCAGATGATCACGTCCCGCCCGCGCTCCGTCTCGTTGCCTTCGATGTAGGCGTCGGAGCTATACCACAGGCGGATGGCGTCCCCCCGCTCCGCCTCCGGCACGTCCAGGCCGCGGATGCGGTTGTTCCGGATGCGAGCCCCCGGGGAATCCTTCAGGTAGATCCCGAAGAGGACGTCCTCCAGCCGGTTGTCCTCCAGGATCACCCCGGGGGCTCCTTCCGCCCGGATCCCCGCGTCCTCATGGGTCAGGGAGCGGCCGGAGCGGCGGATCACAAAGCCGCGGACGGTCACCCCGGGGGCGGTGATCCAGAGGATGGTGCCCTGGCCCTGGCCATCCAGCACCGGGCTGTCGACACCGATCAGGGTGAGGGGCTTATCGATGCGGATGGGGCCGTCGTGCACGCCGCCGCGCACCTCCAGGGTCGCCCCCGGTGGGGCGGCGTCGATGGCCTCCTGGAGGGAGCGCCCGGGATCCGCAGGGGCGCCCCCGAGCAGCGCCCAGAGGGCCAGGGCCAGGGGGATGATCATCCACGGGCTCCTTCCGGGACCAGGGTGAGAGGGCCGAGACGCACGGCCTGACGGCGTTCCAGGGCGGTCCGCACCACCCGGCGGAAGTGCAGGCCCAGGGCGATCAGGAAGGAGGCCGCGAGGGCCATCCAGAACCCGAGCTGGAGCTCCGCCACGGTGCGGAACTGGCCCACGACGCCGGTGCCCAGCAGCGGCGGCGTGAAGGGCGGCAGCCGCAGCGGGGCGTTCGGGTCCAGGTCGTGACCGTAGCGGTAGAGCCAGTAATACATGTCGGCCAGGAAAATGAAGGGGAAGAGCATGGCCGGCAGGGCCAGCACCGCCGCCCAGCGGCGTCGGGTGAAGGCCAGGGCCTCGCCCAGGAGCGCCGCCGCGCCGATGGCCAGGGGCGCCAGGAAGCGTTCCACCTGGGCCGCCTCATGGAGCTTCTTCATCCCGATGTAATGGTTCAGGTTGTCTACCTCGCTCACATCCCCGGCCAGGTGGGTGACGTAGACGTCCACCCGAAGCCCCCCGGGATACTGCGGGGCCTGAAGGGTCATGCGCCAGTAGGGGAACAGCAGGGAAAGCAGCAGCAGCCAGGATGCCCCGATGAAGAACGCCCGGGGCAGCCGGAAAGGATCCTCCCGAAGCCATGTGTTCACTCGCTCCATCATGGTCTTCTTCTCCTCAAGGGATTGCGGTCCGCGCCCTCAGGCCCCGGGGTATTCGATTCGATCCCTCATCGAAATCGGAAACCGTTAAAGGGGGGCGGCTGGCCGGCCGCCCCCCTGCGGTCCCGGATCACGGCTCCACCAAGAAGTAGCCCATCATCTCCAGGTGGAGGGCCGAGCAGAACTCCGTGCAGTAGAAGGGGAAGGTCCCGCTCTGGTCGGCGTCGAACTCGATGGTGGCGGTCTCGCCGGGCTCCAGGCTCAGGTTGATGTTGTAGCCGCCCAGGGCGAAGCCGTGGGTGGCGTCGCGGGCTCGCTCGATGTTGGTGATGTGCCAGATCACGTGATCGCCCTTGCGGATCTTCACGCGCTCCGGCTTGAAGTGGCTGCGGAC is drawn from Thermoflexus hugenholtzii and contains these coding sequences:
- the nosD gene encoding nitrous oxide reductase family maturation protein NosD, which produces MIIPLALALWALLGGAPADPGRSLQEAIDAAPPGATLEVRGGVHDGPIRIDKPLTLIGVDSPVLDGQGQGTILWITAPGVTVRGFVIRRSGRSLTHEDAGIRAEGAPGVILEDNRLEDVLFGIYLKDSPGARIRNNRIRGLDVPEAERGDAIRLWYSSDAYIEGNETERGRDVIIWFSDRSVLRDNRFRGGRYGIHYMYCNESLAEGNILEGNYVGIYMMYSRGGVFRRNRFLHHRGPSGYGMAFKDSDEILAEENLFADNTAALFLDNTPRAEGSPVRFERNLFAYNGIGVLALPMVRGVIFWENVFWENEQQAAVQGEGNLQANRWEGNFWSDYVGFDVDGDGIGDLPYRSQRLFEALTDAMPALRIFWGTPAVQALETAARLVPFFAPQVRLEDPAPRIRPPAGIPGAAGHTPRHGVPWLGLGLGGLALAMIGWRWLQRTPAGPIRADPRQTPAAMLEIRGLRKRFGQTWVVRGLDLRVQPGEAVALWGPNGAGKTTVLRCILGLLSFEGHIRVAGRDVRKEGPAARRAIGYVPQELAFYSWTVRETLAFFAALRGVPVDPGIVEAMGLAPYQDRPVQALSGGLKQRLALALARMGDPPLLLLDEPTANLDMAARLEWMRQLQALKAQGKTLIFSSHRLEEILELADRVVVLREGQVVAEVAPEALARTVGLQARLRLSLPPAEQDRARRLLEEAGYPVVANHHGLTLTVPADQKLAPVRQLWAAGIPVQDAEWELSEP
- a CDS encoding ABC transporter permease, with the protein product MGATRWLIWKEGREILRSRWFGITAGSFFVIALAMAALSMAGSGYIGLAGFGRTAAALVHLSALIASLMGLGLGAMTWAAERESGTLAYLLSYPVSRAQVWAAKAIGGAMALAAAMALGFGITGLIIGLGGGLGGAEEAGRYAALAAGATLLAWTTYGLGMTLGVGLRRQSTALGLSLLVWLAGVFLSDLGLMGLVGAFALSPAVLWWLTVLNPLHAFRILAMVWLNGSPDLLGPAGAYAWRTYGEALGSMLMAIMLGWLALAFLMAALRFGRLQDIAA